From the genome of Deinococcus aerius, one region includes:
- a CDS encoding GyrI-like domain-containing protein, protein MLEAHRERLERRLASTPDQLAALETLLQEVPMEYRVRLRTEPHRFVREEVALPETGGVLRQAMAEVCALMERRNLPAAGAPWCAYPLPEEGEVVPVDCAVPVPTRAEGEGRVVGGELPGGEVACNRHVGPYSALPQAFEAVARWVAERELEVAGPLREVYLSHDPEPAQRHVVEVVFPIRRTS, encoded by the coding sequence GTGCTGGAGGCGCACCGGGAGCGGCTGGAGCGTCGGCTCGCGTCCACCCCGGACCAACTTGCCGCGCTGGAGACGCTCCTTCAGGAGGTTCCTATGGAATACCGAGTCCGCCTCAGAACAGAGCCGCACCGGTTCGTGCGGGAGGAGGTGGCCTTGCCCGAGACGGGTGGAGTCCTGCGCCAGGCGATGGCCGAGGTCTGCGCCCTGATGGAGCGCCGGAATCTTCCGGCGGCGGGAGCGCCCTGGTGCGCCTACCCCCTGCCGGAGGAGGGCGAGGTCGTCCCGGTGGACTGCGCCGTGCCGGTTCCCACCCGGGCCGAGGGCGAGGGGCGGGTCGTGGGCGGGGAACTGCCCGGTGGGGAGGTCGCCTGCAACCGGCACGTCGGCCCCTATTCCGCCCTGCCGCAGGCGTTTGAGGCCGTGGCCCGCTGGGTGGCCGAACGCGAGCTGGAGGTCGCCGGGCCGCTGCGGGAGGTGTACCTGAGCCACGACCCGGAGCCGGCGCAGCGGCATGTGGTGGAGGTGGTCTTTCCGATTCGCCGGACAAGTTGA